The following are from one region of the Vitis riparia cultivar Riparia Gloire de Montpellier isolate 1030 chromosome 14, EGFV_Vit.rip_1.0, whole genome shotgun sequence genome:
- the LOC117929523 gene encoding probable transmembrane ascorbate ferrireductase 2, whose product MNPSTSQSHTPIPVQEDSLSLLPVSKVLSLDSTMAVPVVRFPIIRLVRFIGVVVTAFVLTWAVHYRGGMALISENKDLIFNVHPVLMVIGLILLNGEAMLAYKTVSGTKNYKKLVHLSLQFLAFCLSLVGVWAAVKFHNERGIDNFYSLHSWLGLACLFLFGIQWATGFATFWYPGGSRNSRASLLPWHVFFGVYIYALAVATATTGILEKATFLQSNKVISRYSMEALLVNSLGILIVVLGGFVILAVVTPANGKGDIPRGSME is encoded by the exons ATGAACCCTAGCACGTCACAGTCTCACACGCCAATTCCTGTTCAAGaagactctctctctctacttcCTGTTTCTAaggttctctctctagattcaACGATGGCAGTTCCAGTTGTTCGATTCCCCATCATTCGTCTGGTGCGGTTCATCGGAGTTGTGGTCACTGCTTTCGTTCTCACATGGGCGGTTCATTACAGAGGAGGAATGGCGCTCATTTCTGAAAACAAAGATCTTATCTTCAAc GTCCACCCTGTTTTAATGGTGATTGGCCTCATACTTCTGAATGGTGAAG CAATGTTAGCATACAAGACAGTTTCAGGAACGAAAAACTACAAAAAGTTGGTTCATCTTAGTTTACAGTTCCTTGCATTCTGTTTGAGCCTTGTTGGTGTGTGGGCTGCTGTGAAATTCCACAATGAGAGAGGCATAGACAACTTCTACAGCCTGCATTCGTGGTTGGGATTAGCATGCCTTTTCCTGTTTGGCATCCAG TGGGCTACTGGATTTGCGACCTTCTGGTACCCAGGTGGGTCGAGAAACAGTAGAGCTAGCCTTCTTCCTTGGCATGTTTTCTTTGGAGTATACATTTATGCCCTTGCCGTTGCTACTGCTACAACCGGGATTTTAGAAAAGGCCACGTTCCTTCAAAGCAATAAGGTGATATCGCGATATTCCATGGAGGCACTGTTAGTAAACTCTTTGGGTATCTTGATAGTTGTTTTGGGTGGTTTTGTCATTCTTGCAGTTGTTACACCCGCGAATGGCAAAGGTGATATCCCTAGAGGATCCATGGAGTAG
- the LOC117929592 gene encoding translation initiation factor eIF-2B subunit delta isoform X2, protein MDPRRGARVVIDPKVRQVGFFAPGASPGRTQSGPSESSSPPVADNSPTGNSLSPVMIPPPRHASDNLLSARPALNRPLRRPGDAIPVGSYNPSEFFHGTSPTASFYSKVGDGEFSEDASGAGWTHRGNSGKVASSFPGGGFDLTAVKPSNLTTVSVVNMPPGISVKSGGASIEVQNEQPASSRSLKEKTSKAERRALQEAQRAAKAAAKAEVSKAPIAASGVATSVNAKPAKVSKLSSQKKDSASVTASEKKGVDRPSEKDRKKDVPHPRMQFDDKSRVEKAKRRAVVRRIEVRNRVELFRHLPQYERGTLLPDLESKFFLLDPMHPAVYKVGLQYLAGDVSGGNARCIAMLHAFQEAIKDYSTPPEKTLVRDLTARISSYVSFLIECRPLSISMGNAIRFLKSRITKLPLSLSESEAKASLQSDINRFINEKIVLADKVIVRHAVTKIRDGDVLLTYGSSSAVEMILLYAHELGKQFRVVVVDSRPKLEGQLLLRRLVGKGLSCTYTHINAVSYIMHEVTRVFLGASSVLSNGTVYSRVGTACVSMVAHAFRVPVLVCCEAYKFHERVQLDSICSNELGDPDAISKVPGREEINYLDDWAKSENLQLLNLIYDATPSDYVSMIITDYGMFGKVEGTT, encoded by the exons ATGGACCCTCGCCGCGGCGCACGTGTGGTCATCGACCCTAAAGTGCGCCAGGTGGGATTCTTCGCTCCCGGTGCTTCCCCCGGGCGTACTCAATCTGGTCCATCGGAATCGTCCTCCCCTCCCGTCGCCGACAACTCTCCTACCGGGAACTCTCTCTCCCCTGTCATGATCCCTCCCCCCCGCCACGCCTCCGACAACCTCCTCTCCGCCCGTCCGGCTCTCAACCGTCCTCTTCGCCGTCCCGGTGACGCCATTCCCGTCGGAAGCTACAATCCCTCCGAGTTCTTTCATGGCACCTCGCCAACGGCGTCGTTTTATAGCAAGGTTGGCGACGGGGAGTTCTCCGAGGACGCCTCAGGGGCGGGTTGGACGCATAGGGGTAATTCGGGAAAAGTTGCGTCGTCATTTCCTGGCGGTGGGTTTGATCTGACGGCGGTGAAGCCGAGTAATTTGACTACCGTGTCAGTAGTGAATATGCCTCCCGGAATTTCTG TAAAAAGTGGAGGAGCATCAATTGAAGTGCAAAATGAACAACCAGCAAGTTCAAGGTCACTGAAGGAGAAAACATCAAAAGCTGAAAGGCGTGCACTTCAGGAGGCTCAGAGAGCTGCAAAAGCTGCGGCAAAAG CTGAAGTAAGTAAGGCACCCATTGCTGCTTCTGGGGTTGCAACTTCAGTTAATGCAAAACCAGCTAAGGTTTCAAAGCTTTCTTCACAGAAGAAAGATAGTGCTTCAGTCACAGCTTCTGAGAAAAAGGGTGTTGACCGTCCATCAGAGAAGGATAGAAAGAAAGATGTACCTCATCCACGCATGCAATTTGATGATAAGAGTCGAGTGGAGAAGGCAAAAAGGCGTGCAGTAGTAAGGCGAATTGAAGTTAGGAACAGAGTTGAGTTATTTAGACATTTACCTCAGTATGAACGTGGAACTCTGCTTCCTGATCTTGAGTCAAAGTTTTTCCTACTTGATCCAATGCATCCTGCTGTTTACAAG gTTGGCTTACAATATTTAGCAGGAGACGTATCTGGTGGCAATGCTCGTTGTATTGCAATGCTTCACGCATTCCAAGAGGCCATCAAAGACTATTCCACTCCACCTGAAAAAACTCTTGTCAGAGACTTAACTGCTAGAATAAGCAGTTATGTTTCATTTCTAATTGAGTGCAGACCCCTTTCAATAAGCATGGGAAATGcaattaggtttttaaaaagTCGAATTACCAAGTTACCTTTATCTTTGTCTGAGTCTGAAGCAAAAGCAAGTCTTCAGTCAGATATCAATCGGTTTATAAATGAGAAGATAGTACTCGCGGACAAAGTAATAGTCAGGCATGCTGTAACAAAAATCAGGGATGGGGATGTCCTACTTACATATGGGTCTTCCTCTGCTGTTGAGATGATACTATTGTATGCCCATGAGCTCGGCAAACAGTTTCGTGTTGTTGTAGTGGACTCCCGTCCAAAGCTTGAAGGGCAACTCTTACTGCGGAGATTGGTGGGAAAAGGCCTTAGCTGCACATACACTCATATAAATGCTGTTTCATATATCATGCATGAAGTTACTCGAGTTTTCCTTGGGGCTTCATCTGTGTTGTCCAATGGAACAGTTTACTCAAGGGTTGGGACTGCATGTGTTTCTATGGTTGCTCATGCATTCCGAGTTCCAGTGTTAGTATGTTGTGAAGCATATAAATTTCATGAGAGAGTACAGCTTGATTCGATTTGCTCTAATGAACTTG GTGATCCTGATGCAATTTCAAAAGTTCCTGGTAGGGAGGAAATTAACTATTTGGATGATTGGGCGAAGAGTGAAAATTTGCAGCTTTTGAATCTGAT ATATGATGCAACACCTTCAGATTATGTTTCGATGATTATAACAGATTATGGCATG TTTGGAAAGGTGGAAGGCACAACCTAA
- the LOC117929592 gene encoding translation initiation factor eIF-2B subunit delta isoform X1 gives MDPRRGARVVIDPKVRQVGFFAPGASPGRTQSGPSESSSPPVADNSPTGNSLSPVMIPPPRHASDNLLSARPALNRPLRRPGDAIPVGSYNPSEFFHGTSPTASFYSKVGDGEFSEDASGAGWTHRGNSGKVASSFPGGGFDLTAVKPSNLTTVSVVNMPPGISVKSGGASIEVQNEQPASSRSLKEKTSKAERRALQEAQRAAKAAAKAEVSKAPIAASGVATSVNAKPAKVSKLSSQKKDSASVTASEKKGVDRPSEKDRKKDVPHPRMQFDDKSRVEKAKRRAVVRRIEVRNRVELFRHLPQYERGTLLPDLESKFFLLDPMHPAVYKVGLQYLAGDVSGGNARCIAMLHAFQEAIKDYSTPPEKTLVRDLTARISSYVSFLIECRPLSISMGNAIRFLKSRITKLPLSLSESEAKASLQSDINRFINEKIVLADKVIVRHAVTKIRDGDVLLTYGSSSAVEMILLYAHELGKQFRVVVVDSRPKLEGQLLLRRLVGKGLSCTYTHINAVSYIMHEVTRVFLGASSVLSNGTVYSRVGTACVSMVAHAFRVPVLVCCEAYKFHERVQLDSICSNELGDPDAISKVPGREEINYLDDWAKSENLQLLNLIYDATPSDYVSMIITDYGMVPPTSVPVIVREYRREHLWI, from the exons ATGGACCCTCGCCGCGGCGCACGTGTGGTCATCGACCCTAAAGTGCGCCAGGTGGGATTCTTCGCTCCCGGTGCTTCCCCCGGGCGTACTCAATCTGGTCCATCGGAATCGTCCTCCCCTCCCGTCGCCGACAACTCTCCTACCGGGAACTCTCTCTCCCCTGTCATGATCCCTCCCCCCCGCCACGCCTCCGACAACCTCCTCTCCGCCCGTCCGGCTCTCAACCGTCCTCTTCGCCGTCCCGGTGACGCCATTCCCGTCGGAAGCTACAATCCCTCCGAGTTCTTTCATGGCACCTCGCCAACGGCGTCGTTTTATAGCAAGGTTGGCGACGGGGAGTTCTCCGAGGACGCCTCAGGGGCGGGTTGGACGCATAGGGGTAATTCGGGAAAAGTTGCGTCGTCATTTCCTGGCGGTGGGTTTGATCTGACGGCGGTGAAGCCGAGTAATTTGACTACCGTGTCAGTAGTGAATATGCCTCCCGGAATTTCTG TAAAAAGTGGAGGAGCATCAATTGAAGTGCAAAATGAACAACCAGCAAGTTCAAGGTCACTGAAGGAGAAAACATCAAAAGCTGAAAGGCGTGCACTTCAGGAGGCTCAGAGAGCTGCAAAAGCTGCGGCAAAAG CTGAAGTAAGTAAGGCACCCATTGCTGCTTCTGGGGTTGCAACTTCAGTTAATGCAAAACCAGCTAAGGTTTCAAAGCTTTCTTCACAGAAGAAAGATAGTGCTTCAGTCACAGCTTCTGAGAAAAAGGGTGTTGACCGTCCATCAGAGAAGGATAGAAAGAAAGATGTACCTCATCCACGCATGCAATTTGATGATAAGAGTCGAGTGGAGAAGGCAAAAAGGCGTGCAGTAGTAAGGCGAATTGAAGTTAGGAACAGAGTTGAGTTATTTAGACATTTACCTCAGTATGAACGTGGAACTCTGCTTCCTGATCTTGAGTCAAAGTTTTTCCTACTTGATCCAATGCATCCTGCTGTTTACAAG gTTGGCTTACAATATTTAGCAGGAGACGTATCTGGTGGCAATGCTCGTTGTATTGCAATGCTTCACGCATTCCAAGAGGCCATCAAAGACTATTCCACTCCACCTGAAAAAACTCTTGTCAGAGACTTAACTGCTAGAATAAGCAGTTATGTTTCATTTCTAATTGAGTGCAGACCCCTTTCAATAAGCATGGGAAATGcaattaggtttttaaaaagTCGAATTACCAAGTTACCTTTATCTTTGTCTGAGTCTGAAGCAAAAGCAAGTCTTCAGTCAGATATCAATCGGTTTATAAATGAGAAGATAGTACTCGCGGACAAAGTAATAGTCAGGCATGCTGTAACAAAAATCAGGGATGGGGATGTCCTACTTACATATGGGTCTTCCTCTGCTGTTGAGATGATACTATTGTATGCCCATGAGCTCGGCAAACAGTTTCGTGTTGTTGTAGTGGACTCCCGTCCAAAGCTTGAAGGGCAACTCTTACTGCGGAGATTGGTGGGAAAAGGCCTTAGCTGCACATACACTCATATAAATGCTGTTTCATATATCATGCATGAAGTTACTCGAGTTTTCCTTGGGGCTTCATCTGTGTTGTCCAATGGAACAGTTTACTCAAGGGTTGGGACTGCATGTGTTTCTATGGTTGCTCATGCATTCCGAGTTCCAGTGTTAGTATGTTGTGAAGCATATAAATTTCATGAGAGAGTACAGCTTGATTCGATTTGCTCTAATGAACTTG GTGATCCTGATGCAATTTCAAAAGTTCCTGGTAGGGAGGAAATTAACTATTTGGATGATTGGGCGAAGAGTGAAAATTTGCAGCTTTTGAATCTGAT ATATGATGCAACACCTTCAGATTATGTTTCGATGATTATAACAGATTATGGCATG GTCCCACCTACAAGTGTGCCTGTGATTGTGCGAGAATACCGGAGAGAGCACTTATGGATATAG